In the Alligator mississippiensis isolate rAllMis1 chromosome 7, rAllMis1, whole genome shotgun sequence genome, one interval contains:
- the LOC132251777 gene encoding olfactory receptor 14A16-like, whose product MSNWTTVTEFLLLGFSDTRELQILHFVIFLAAYLAALVGNLLVITAVTTDHHLHSPMYYFLANLSILDLGSISVIVPKSMANSLLNTRTISYDGCVSQVFLLLLFCTAGFALLTIMAYDRYVAICKPLYYEIIMNRRACVQMAAGAWTAGVINSALHTGNTFSLPFCHSNIINQFFCEVPQLLKLSCSDAYRRELAALAFSVFLGLGCFVFIVVSYVQIFTAVWRIPSEQGRQKAFSTCIPHLIVVSLFVSTASIDYTKPVSDSPSPLDLLAAALYCVVPPLMNPVIYSMRNREIQAALRKLQGLSKNNMCIFFS is encoded by the coding sequence atgtccaactggaccactgtaactgagttcctcctcctgggcttctcggacactcgggagctgcagatcttacactttgtcatctttctggcagcgtacctggcagctctggtggggaacctccttgttatcactgctgtaactacggaccaccacctccacagccccatgtactatttcttggcaaatttgtccatccttgacctggGCTctatctctgtcattgtccccaaatccatggccaattctctcttaaacaccaggacaatttcctatgatggatgtgtgtcccaggtctttctcttgCTCCTCTTTTGTACAGCTGGTTTTGCACTCCTAActatcatggcatatgaccggtacgttgccatctgcaagccactgtaTTATGAGATAATTATGAACAGAAGAGCTTGCGTCCAGATGGCTGCCGGTGCTTGGACTGCTGGTGTTATaaactctgcactgcacactgggaacacctttagtctccccttctgccactccaatatcatcaaccagttcttctgtgaagtgccccagctgctcaagctctcctgctctgatgcataccgcagggagctggcagctcttgccttcagtgtgtttttaggtctaggctgttttgttttcatcgttgtatcgtatgttcagatcttcaccgcggtgtggagaatcccctcagagcagggccggcagaaagccttctccacctgcattcctcaccttatcgtggtctccctgttCGTTTCCACTGCCAGCATTGACTACACGAAGCCCGTCTCTGACTCTCCATCCCCcttggatctcctggcagctgctctgtattgtgtggtgcctccattgatgaatccggtcatctacagcatgaggaacagggagatccaagctgccctgaggaaactgcagGGCCTGTCCAAGAACAATATGTGCATCTTTttttcatga